The following proteins are co-located in the Halorussus caseinilyticus genome:
- a CDS encoding right-handed parallel beta-helix repeat-containing protein, whose product MTPRDVRTLGVLVVAFGLAGGGVLATAAPFGAVTDAAATDAAPTEIDSCTTIDDSGTYVLTSDIENGGKTAISKACIEITADGVTFDGGGHLVDGRGVSHTKGVAVAGAEGVTIRNVSVADWHSGVLVTEGSSATVRNVETFSNAYGVRLENATGATVENSTISDNLVGVSAAGENVTLTENDFSGNAIEVQRD is encoded by the coding sequence GTGACTCCTCGAGACGTTCGCACGCTCGGCGTTCTCGTCGTCGCGTTCGGACTCGCGGGCGGCGGGGTACTCGCAACCGCGGCCCCGTTCGGCGCGGTGACGGACGCGGCGGCGACGGACGCCGCCCCGACCGAAATCGACTCGTGTACGACTATCGACGACTCCGGTACCTACGTCCTGACCAGCGACATCGAGAACGGCGGCAAGACCGCCATCTCGAAGGCCTGCATCGAAATCACCGCCGACGGCGTGACCTTCGACGGCGGCGGCCACCTTGTGGACGGTCGGGGCGTAAGCCACACCAAAGGCGTCGCCGTCGCGGGCGCTGAGGGCGTCACGATTCGGAACGTCTCGGTGGCCGACTGGCACTCGGGCGTCCTCGTCACCGAGGGGTCGTCGGCGACGGTCCGGAACGTAGAGACGTTCTCGAACGCTTACGGCGTCCGACTGGAGAACGCGACCGGCGCGACGGTCGAGAACAGCACCATCTCGGACAACCTCGTCGGCGTCTCGGCCGCGGGCGAGAACGTGACGCTCACGGAAAACGACTTCTCGGGTAACGCAATCGAGGTCCAGCGCGACTGA
- a CDS encoding tRNA-binding protein: protein MSDSPFETTFCVGEVVDAESFPETNKPEMAILRIDLGDEEVQSVAQTGYNYDPGELVGRQVLCATNLGSVRIAGEKSEVLTVGVPDEEGHPVLVGPDEDVPLGGALY from the coding sequence ATGTCCGACAGTCCCTTCGAGACGACCTTTTGCGTCGGCGAAGTCGTGGACGCCGAGTCGTTCCCCGAGACGAACAAGCCCGAGATGGCGATTCTGCGAATCGACCTCGGCGACGAGGAAGTCCAGTCGGTCGCTCAGACCGGGTACAACTACGACCCCGGCGAGTTGGTGGGTCGGCAGGTTCTCTGCGCGACGAATCTCGGGTCGGTCCGAATCGCGGGCGAGAAGAGCGAAGTGCTGACCGTCGGCGTCCCCGACGAGGAGGGCCACCCGGTGTTGGTGGGTCCCGACGAGGACGTTCCCCTCGGCGGGGCGCTCTACTGA